A stretch of Miscanthus floridulus cultivar M001 chromosome 13, ASM1932011v1, whole genome shotgun sequence DNA encodes these proteins:
- the LOC136501534 gene encoding basic blue protein-like: MASRSALIALLVVVSSVAAASAATFTVGDSSGWTLGSVNYTTWASGKTFAPRDQLVFNFATGAHDVVEVDKSGYDSCSTSNAANTIQNGPATVTLTSGTHYYICGFTGHCGSGMKLAVTVGSGSSPSTPPTTPGGSPSPSAPTTPSAPAPGTGTPGSASVRLTAGPALAVAAAVLVKLALF, translated from the exons ATGGCGTCCCGTTCCGCTCTGATCGCGCTGCTCGTCGTTGTGAGCTCCGTCGCGGCGGCCTCGGCGGccacgttcaccgtcggcgacAGTAGCGGGTGGACACTTGGCAGCGTCAACTACACCACCTGGGCCAGTGGCAAGACCTTCGCGCCTCGAGACCAGCTAG TGTTCAACTTTGCCACCGGTGCCCACGACGTGGTGGAGGTGGACAAGAGCGGATACGACAGCTGCTCCACCAGCAACGCCGCCAACACCATCCAAAACGGCCCGGCCACCGTCACCCTCACCTCTGGCACCCACTACTACATCTGCGGCTTCACCGGCCACTGCGGCTCCGGCATGAAGCTCGCTGTCACcgtcggctccggctcctcccccTCGACGCCCCCCACCACCCCCGGCGGCTCGCCCAGCCCCAGCGCACCCACCACCCCCAGCGCCCCCGCCCCTGGCACTGGCACCCCGGGCAGCGCGTCCGTGCGCCTCACGGCCGGCCCCGCTCTCGCTGTGGCCGCCGCCGTGCTTGTCAAGCTCGCCCTCTTCTGA
- the LOC136501781 gene encoding arabinogalactan protein 1-like: MARLHLVAVAMAMLLAVATSQAPGASPTPAPRAQPPATPPPPPSPPRGAPAPAPASPPATPPPASAPAPSPTQKPAPAPAPAPKATAPAPEIPASPPAPSTIGQTPTEAPTSPPPPSAASSVSPALFLVAAVAVGVFFF, translated from the coding sequence ATGGCGCGCCTCCACCTCGTGGCCGTGGCAATGGCCATGCTCTTGGCCGTCGCGACGTCGCAGGCACCAGGCGCGTCCCCGACGCCGGCGCCCAGGGCGCAGCCTCCGgcgaccccgccgccgccgccgtcgcctcctCGTGGGGCGCCGGCGCCAGCTCCGGCGTCTCCCCCCGCGACGCCTCCCCCGGCCTCCGCTCCCGCGCCCTCTCCGACGCAGAAGCCCGCCCCGGCCCCGGCGCCGGCGCCCAAGGCCACGGCACCCGCCCCGGAGATCCCCGCCTCGCCGCCGGCGCCGAGCACGATCGGGCAGACGCCGACGGAGGCCCCGACCTCCCCTCCGCCGCCCAGCGCCGCGTCCAGCGTCTCCCCCGCCTTGTTCCTGGTCGCCGCTGTGGCGGTCGGCGTGTTTTTCTTCTGA